The proteins below are encoded in one region of Huiozyma naganishii CBS 8797 chromosome 7, complete genome:
- the YCH1 gene encoding phosphatase YCH1 (similar to Saccharomyces cerevisiae YGR203W; ancestral locus Anc_5.136) — protein sequence MPSVADIEYVTAEQLYEWLQLGHTAGVPGVPGEPFAVVDVRGSDFVGGHIAGCIHAPSGSLKHGAGIAELIHTLEQVRSRGGGKRVNVVFHCAQSQQRGPTSALRFLRSLAPEQRTHYRVWVLQGGFNRWQDVYGEDSTVTEGYEPSLWQW from the coding sequence ATGCCATCTGTAGCGGACATCGAGTACGTGACCGCTGAGCAACTGTACGAGTGGCTGCAATTGGGTCACACGGCGGGGGTCCCAGGGGTCCCGGGGGAGCCCTTCGCAGTGGTCGACGTGCGCGGGTCGGACTTCGTCGGCGGCCACATCGCAGGGTGTATCCACGCCCCCTCCGGGTCGTTGAAGCACGGTGCCGGGATTGCGGAGCTGATACACACGCTGGAACAAGTGCGGTCCCGCGGTGGGGGCAAGCGTGTCAACGTCGTGTTCCACTGCGCGCAGTCGCAGCAGCGCGGACCGACGTCCGCGCTGCGGTTCCTGCGGTCTCTTGCACCGGAACAAAGGACCCACTACCGCGTGTGGGTCCTGCAGGGCGGGTTCAACCGCTGGCAGGACGTCTACGGCGAGGACAGCACCGTCACGGAGGGCTACGAACCGTCGCTGTGGCAGTGGTGA
- the ILV3 gene encoding dihydroxy-acid dehydratase ILV3 (similar to Saccharomyces cerevisiae ILV3 (YJR016C); ancestral locus Anc_5.138), producing the protein MGVLARIAGQRCFSSSGKNAAAKKLNKYSYHITEPKDQGASQAMLYATGFKRDDFAKAQVGVGSCWWSGNPCNMHLLDLNHRCAASVDKANLKAMQFNTVGVSDGISMGTSGMRYSLQSREVIADSFETIMMAQSYDANIAIPSCDKNMPGVMMAMGRHNRPSIMVYGGTILPGHPTCGSKKISKNIDIVSAFQSYGQFIADEITENEREDIVTHACPGPGSCGGMYTANTMASAAEVLGITVPNSSSSPAVSKEKLAECDNIGETIKKTMELNILPRDIFTKEAFENAITYVIATGGSTNSVLHLIAVAYSAGVKITPSDFQRISDKTPLLGDFKPSGKYVMADLVAVNGTQAVIKFLYDNGFMHGDTLTVTGDTLAERAKKAKSLPEGQEIIKPLSNPIKESGHLQILTGSLAPGGAVGKITGKEGTYFKGAARVFEDESSFIHALEKGEIKKGEKTVVIIRYEGPRGGPGMPEMLKPSSALMGYGLGKDVALLTDGRFSGGSHGFLIGHIVPEAAEGGPIGLVKDGDEIVIDADNNKIDLLVSDSEMAQRKAQWTKPAPRYSRGTLSKYAKLVSNASLGCVTDA; encoded by the coding sequence ATGGGTGTACTAGCTAGAATTGCTGGACAGAGGTGTTTTTCTTCCAGTGGGAAGAATGCTGCtgccaagaaattgaacaagtacTCGTACCATATCACTGAGCCAAAAGACCAAGGAGCCTCGCAGGCGATGCTGTACGCTACTGGTTTCAAGCGCGACGATTTCGCCAAGGCACAAGTTGGTGTTGGGTCCTGTTGGTGGTCTGGGAACCCGTGCAACATGCACTTGCTCGACTTGAACCACAGATGTGCTGCCTCCGTCGACAAGGCCAATTTGAAGGCCATGCAGTTCAACACGGTTGGGGTCTCGGACGGGATCTCCATGGGTACCTCCGGTATGCGCTACTCGTTGCAGTCGAGAGAGGTCATCGCAGACTCCTTCGAAACAATTATGATGGCCCAGTCGTACGACGCCAACATCGCGATCCCCTCGTGTGACAAGAACATGCCAGGTGTCATGATGGCCATGGGGAGACACAACAGACCTTCCATCATGGTCTACGGGGGGACCATCTTGCCCGGCCACCCTACATGTGGGTCGAAGAAGATCTCCAAGAACATCGACATCGTCTCAGCGTTCCAATCTTACGGACAGTTCATCGCAGACGAGATCACCGAGAACGAGAGAGAGGATATCGTCACACACGCATGCCCTGGTCCAGGGTCCTGCGGTGGGATGTACACGGCGAACACCATGGCCTCCGCAGCTGAGGTGCTTGGGATCACTGTTCCAAACTCCTCTTCGTCACCAGCGGTCTCCAAGGAGAAGCTAGCCGAATGTGACAACATCGGTGAAACAATCAAGAAAACCATGGAGTTGAACATCTTACCTCGGGATATCTTCACCAAGGAGGCGTTCGAAAACGCCATCACGTACGTCATCGCCACTGGAGGGTCCACGAACTCCGTCCTTCACTTGATCGCCGTCGCGTACTCCGCAGGTGTCAAGATCACGCCAAGCGACTTCCAACGCATCAGTGACAAGACTCCACTACTGGGGGACTTCAAGCCATCCGGTAAATACGTTATGGCGGACCTCGTCGCTGTCAACGGTACCCAGGCAGTGATCAAGTTCCTGTACGACAACGGGTTCATGCATGGGGACACTTTGACCGTCACTGGTGACACTTTGGCGGAGCGTGCCAAGAAGGCGAAATCGCTACCAGAGGGACAAGAGATCATCAAGCCATTGTCCAACCCTATCAAGGAGTCCGGCCACTTGCAGATCTTGACCGGGTCGCTGGCCCCAGGTGGGGCCGTCGGCAAGATCACCGGTAAGGAAGGGACCTACTTTAAGGGTGCCGCCCGTGTCTTCGAGGACGAATCCTCCTTCATCCACGCCCTAGAGAAGGGTgagatcaagaagggtGAGAAGACGGTCGTCATTATCAGATACGAGGGACCAAGAGGTGGTCCAGGTATGCCTGAGATGTTGAAACCTTCCTCCGCACTTATGGGCTACGGGCTGGGCAAGGACGTCGCCCTCCTAACGGACGGTAGATTCTCCGGTGGGTCTCACGGTTTCCTGATCGGCCACATCGTGCCAGAGGCAGCAGAAGGTGGTCCAATTGGGTTGGTCAAGGATGGTGACGAGATCGTCATCGACGCGGACAACAATAAGATTGACCTTTTGGTCTCGGATTCGGAAATGGCTCAACGTAAGGCGCAGTGGACCAAACCTGCTCCTCGCTACAGCAGAGGTACTTTGTCAAAGTACGCTAAGCTGGTAAGTAACGCATCTCTAGGCTGTGTGACAGACGCTTAA
- the ELP2 gene encoding Elongator subunit ELP2 (similar to Saccharomyces cerevisiae ELP2 (YGR200C); ancestral locus Anc_5.139), which translates to MSRVATEAIFIGANQQNQVSDFDKSRNLVAFGAGKTIALWNPTDEKCKGVLATLKGHEADVTCVTFIKGTDYLVSASEDFHVKIWKYTNDKEVLKCVQTIEHYNNTIVTLTALPGVIAVGCADGLMSLWVCQSDDSGKFVLGHECHVARNVLPLSLSLSNVKNDKYLLAVGGTSVNIFIFSFTFNKESRMIDDCELSATLEGHEDWVKSLAFRHQETPGDYLLCSGSQDRYIRLWRIRIDDLIEGEEEDDNKLTLLNNKQYKFDVGTDLKVCINFDALIMGHDDWISSLQWHETKLQLLASTADTALMIWEPEKASGIWICNLRLGELSSKGASTATGSSGGFWSCIWFTHNDMDCILTNGRTGAWRVWAAKDGVVMDQKLGITGSTKDVTDISWSPNGAYLLSTSLDQTTRLYAPWLYNADGTERADKTWHEFSRPQIHGYDMICVEAMNNNGFVSGGDEKILRSFSEPKGVAEILQKFVHVEAQNSNEMPEAASVPVLGLSNKATDDASDEEGMDGEGGDARKTVLQNMLSSLTGPPTEDILQRHLLWPEMEKLYGHGYENTCLDISTDGRFIASACRSNTPQHAVIRIFDTTTWLEVLPTLAFHGLTITRLRFSKDSKYLLSVCRDRKWAVWERNFDNNTFTLRYTHEKPHTRIIWDGDWTPLEFGNAFVTSSRDRTIKLWRYDVGKDEYAAENSMKHTKPVTALSVLDRVIDGKLLVAAGLEDGTIIIYTYGSDGFQKFEELEHHISPADKIFRLRWSMSILGGANQLYLASASSDNSTRIYSVQY; encoded by the coding sequence ATGTCGCGTGTTGCTACGGAAGCCATATTTATTGGTGCAAATCAGCAAAATCAGGTAAGTGACTTTGACAAGTCTCGAAACCTAGTTGCATTCGGAGCGGGTAAAACAATTGCACTTTGGAACCCTACAGATGAAAAGTGTAAAGGTGTCCTCGCAACTTTGAAGGGCCATGAGGCAGATGTCACCTGTGTAACATTTATTAAGGGAACAGATTATCTGGTTTCTGCATCCGAGGATTTTCATGTCAAAATCTGGAAATACACCAATGATAAGGAGGTACTAAAATGTGTTCAAACTATAGAACACTACAATAATACGATTGTGACTTTGACCGCATTGCCAGGGGTAATTGCTGTTGGTTGTGCTGATGGGCTGATGTCTCTTTGGGTTTGCCAAAGTGATGACAGTGGTAAATTTGTTTTAGGCCATGAGTGTCATGTGGCCAGAAATGTCCTGCCCTTGTCGTTATCGCTTTCGAATGTGAAGAACGACAAGTATTTGCTAGCGGTCGGGGGCACAAGTGTCAATATAtttatcttttctttcacTTTCAATAAAGAGTCTCGGATGATAGACGACTGTGAATTGTCTGCAACTTTGGAGGGCCATGAAGATTGGGTAAAATCATTGGCATTCCGCCACCAGGAAACTCCAGGTGACTATTTGTTGTGCTCTGGTTCTCAAGATCGCTATATCAGACTATGGAGGATAAGAATCGATGATTTAATTGAGGGagaggaagaggatgaCAACAAACTAACCTTGTTGAACAATAAACAATACAAATTCGATGTTGGCACAGACCTGAAAGTCTGTATTAACTTTGATGCTTTGATCATGGGGCACGATGACTGGATCTCCTCTCTCCAATGGCACGAAACAAAGCTACAACTGCTTGCATCTACAGCTGATACAGCCTTGATGATTTGGGAACCCGAGAAGGCGTCTGGTATTTGGATCTGTAATCTAAGGCTAGGTGAACTATCCTCTAAGGGTGCGTCCACCGCAACTGGTTCGTCTGGTGGGTTTTGGTCGTGTATTTGGTTCACTCACAATGATATGGACTGTATTTTGACGAACGGGAGAACGGGTGCCTGGAGAGTATGGGCAGCCAAGGATGGTGTGGTAATGGACCAAAAGCTGGGAATCACAGGTTCCACGAAGGATGTTACCGATATATCTTGGTCTCCAAATGGTGCTTATTTACTGTCAACATCGTTGGACCAAACGACTAGATTATATGCGCCATGGTTATATAATGCCGACGGAACCGAAAGAGCGGATAAGACGTGGCATGAATTTTCAAGACCACAGATCCATGGGTACGACATGATCTGTGTGGAGGCAATGAATAATAATGGCTTTGTTAGCGGTGGGGACGAAAAGATTTTAAGGTCGTTCAGTGAGCCAAAGGGTGTAGCTGAGATCTTACAAAAGTTTGTGCATGTAGAAGCTCAAAATTCCAATGAGATGCCCGAGGCTGCATCTGTTCCAGTTTTAGGGCTGTCCAATAAGGCAACGGACGATGCAAGTGATGAGGAGGGCATGGACGGGGAGGGTGGTGATGCCCGGAAGACTGTTCTGCAAAATATGCTTTCTTCCTTGACTGGGCCCCCTACTGAGGACATTTTGCAAAGGCATCTACTATGGCCAGAGATGGAAAAGTTGTATGGTCACGGTTACGAAAACACATGTCTTGATATCTCTACAGATGGCCGCTTTATTGCATCCGCTTGTAGATCGAACACCCCACAGCACGCTGTGATCAGGATATTTGATACAACTACATGGCTGGAAGTCCTACCAACTTTGGCGTTTCACGGTTTGACTATCACCAGATTACGCTTTTCAAAGGACAGTAAATACTTGCTGAGTGTTTGCAGGGACAGAAAATGGGCGGTCTGGGAAAGGAACTTTGACAATAACACATTCACCTTAAGGTACACTCATGAGAAACCTCATACAAGAATTATATGGGACGGTGACTGGACTCCTCTTGAGTTTGGCAACGCCTTTGTCACCAGTTCTCGTGATCGTACGATAAAACTTTGGAGGTACGATGTGGGCAAAGACGAGTATGCGGCAGAGAACTCTATGAAACACACGAAGCCTGTAACTGCACTTTCTGTTTTGGATAGAGTGATTGACGGTAAATTACTGGTTGCTGCAGGTCTAGAAGATGGTACGATTATTATTTATACCTATGGCAGTGACGGTTTCCAGAAGTTTGAGGAATTAGAACATCACATCTCGCCAGCTGACAAAATATTTAGGTTGAGATGGTCGATGTCGATTTTGGGAGGCGCAAATCAACTGTACTTAGCATCTGCCAGTAGCGATAACTCCACAAGAATTTACTCTGTTCAATATTAG
- the PMT6 gene encoding dolichyl-phosphate-mannose-protein mannosyltransferase PMT6 (similar to Saccharomyces cerevisiae PMT6 (YGR199W); ancestral locus Anc_5.140), whose product MSSFQLNEDRDNLRKRKTDEPLPIDPNDGIIVDRDVKKTLPATGYGTWKHILLDVVGPLALTFLSFYLRFYRIGKNNNVVWDEAHFGKFGSYYLKHEFYHDVHPPLGKMLIALSEWLTGFDGDFAFESGATYKNGMNYVFMRKFNATFGALCVPVTFFTSKWLGFAYPTMYLVTTMVTLEHSFIVLSKFILLDSMLLFFTATTFACMAKLHNLRNTQFTRTWSLWMLLTGLSIGCVCSVKWVGILVTAVVGLYTIIDLFRLFHDKSVTRLQYTKHWIIRILDLILIPFLVYLFCFKIHFALLYKSGTGDASTNSLFQVNLEGTQIQNSPRDVMFGSVVTIRSHGLSPNLLHSHIQSYPDGSRQGQVTGYGHSDSNNNWQFQFARTSGIHLDENGKTPNGELIPVVDGLTVRLVHNNTRSNLHSHEIPSHVSRGNFEVSRYGSETKGDEKDDWVIEIVDQLRSSNYDFPEEDPSMLHPISTFFRLRHKELGCYLSSTGMAYPQWGFSQAEIVCKYSWSKRDKSTWWNVEDHWNDQLEADEDYSPPASKFWTDFILINFAMASSNNALIPDPDKYDNLASEAWEWPILYTGLRLCGWDLSNTRYYLLGSPFNTWASTLTIILLPLLLFSIFYQWRRQTIQITEPHWWTLIMQCGFPLVGWLSHYLPFVVMGRVTYVHHYVPALYFAIMVFGFAMNYWVYPKHPLISIPVYLAMFSGCIYIYYYFSPLCQGMDGAPMKYLYLEWFRSWDIVV is encoded by the coding sequence ATGTCCAGCTTTCAGTTGAATGAGGATCGGGATAATCTACGGAAAAGGAAAACGGACGAACCGCTTCCAATTGACCCCAATGACGGGATTATAGTAGATCGCGACGTGAAGAAGACATTACCTGCAACAGGATACGGAACGTGGAAACATATCTTGTTGGATGTTGTTGGACCTCTGGCGTTAACGTTTCTCTCGTTCTACCTACGATTTTATAGAATTGGGAAGAACAATAACGTAGTGTGGGATGAGGCACATTTTGGTAAATTTGGCTCATATTATCTAAAGCACGAGTTTTACCACGACGTCCACCCTCCTCTGGGTAAAATGCTTATTGCATTGAGTGAATGGCTTACTGGATTTGATGGTGATTTTGCTTTTGAGTCTGGCGCCACTTACAAAAATGGTATGAACTACGTGTTTATGAGGAAATTTAATGCCACCTTCGGTGCTCTATGTGTCCCAGTGACCTTCTTCACTTCCAAGTGGCTGGGATTTGCTTATCCAACGATGTATCTGGTAACAACGATGGTTACACTGGAACATTCTTTTATagttctttcaaagttcaTATTGCTGGATTCGAtgcttcttttcttcaCTGCAACTACGTTTGCCTGCATGGCCAAGTTACACAATCTTAGGAATACACAGTTTACTCGCACTTGGTCACTTTGGATGCTTCTTACTGGTCTCTCCATTGGATGTGTGTGTTCAGTAAAATGGGTTGGTATATTGGTCACAGCGGTGGTAGGCCTCTACACCATCATAGACCTCTTCAGACTGTTTCACGACAAGTCTGTAACCCGATTACAATACACCAAGCATTGGATTATCCGGATATTGGATCTGATATTGATCCCATTCTTGGTGTACCTTTTCTGCTTCAAGATTCATTTTGCATTGCTTTACAAGTCAGGTACAGGTGACGCGTCGACCAACTCATTATTTCAGGTAAACTTGGAAGGAACTCAAATCCAAAACAGCCCTCGCGATGTGATGTTTGGGTCTGTTGTAACAATACGGTCCCATGGACTGAGCCCAAACCTATTACACTCCCACATACAGTCCTACCCAGACGGGTCAAGACAGGGTCAGGTTACTGGTTACGGCCATTCGGATAGCAACAATAATTGGCAGTTTCAGTTTGCCAGAACCTCTGGCATTCATCTTGACGAGAATGGAAAAACTCCAAATGGAGAATTGATACCTGTTGTAGATGGACTAACGGTAAGACTAGTACACAACAACACTCGCTCCAACTTGCATTCTCATGAAATACCTTCCCACGTCTCTCGCGGTAACTTCGAAGTCAGCCGATACGGTTCTGAGACGAAAGGTGATGAAAAGGATGATTGGGTTATTGAGATCGTGGATCAGCTACGGTCGTCGAATTACGACTTCCCCGAGGAAGATCCTTCAATGCTGCATCCTAtttcaacattttttaGATTGAGACACAAAGAGCTTGGCTGCTATTTATCTTCCACAGGGATGGCATATCCTCAATGGGGGTTTTCGCAAGCTGAAATCGTGTGCAAGTATTCATGGAGTAAAAGGGATAAATCTACATGGTGGAATGTCGAAGATCATTGGAATGACCAATTAGAAGCCGATGAGGACTACAGCCCGCCAGCTTCTAAGTTTTGGACAGATTTCATTTTAATAAACTTTGCTATGGCTTCGTCGAATAATGCGTTAATACCGGATCCAGACAAATATGACAACCTTGCCTCCGAGGCCTGGGAATGGCCAATTCTATACACCGGGCTCAGACTGTGTGGATGGGATCTAAGCAACACTAGGTACTATTTGTTGGGTTCTCCATTCAACACTTGGGCGTCAACTCTAACAATTATACTGCTGCCATTATTGCTCTTCTCAATATTTTACCAATGGAGAAGACAAACTATTCAAATAACTGAACCGCACTGGTGGACCCTCATCATGCAATGTGGCTTCCCACTTGTGGGCTGGTTGTCACACTACTTACCATTTGTTGTCATGGGACGAGTTACCTATGTGCATCATTATGTTCCTGCGCTGTACTTTGCGATCATGGTCTTTGGATTTGCCATGAACTACTGGGTGTACCCAAAACATCCTTTGATAAGCATACCTGTTTACCTTGCAATGTTCTCTGGCTGCATCTATATCTACTACTACTTCTCTCCGCTGTGCCAAGGAATGGACGGTGCGCCAATGAAGTACTTATACTTAGAGTGGTTCCGTTCATGGGATATTGTTGTGTAG
- the YPP1 gene encoding Ypp1p (similar to Saccharomyces cerevisiae YPP1 (YGR198W); ancestral locus Anc_5.142), producing the protein MLATNVIRDSVAEALERRMMGASTFESGVPLLDNILALQFRLYYHLSQNNGISQDVGRVLMDQCKKMEATADQTVTLAQDPATLNLATKILVNCKCIILFYLADYDTSMKLLDENFQAGMARSEKGSVYHDFHSLLDLENLYYKAKITGNPLIHYQKLLQVIDYIPKKSYGYVYYYLQLIALELNAPSLENLFEKFKSRNPLIAMMYVEASRDNDTDLDTEQPKMLQYCEEILSRAKFPRANESNDTTLDQVHIVLQKFLITLNHKPLPQWKTFIISSMAKTFQSITVSKTAMIYFMLNGEIKESILNFVNLEKYTKRDYALNENRFDDIVSLIESYNFILNKTKPSNSIRILFQFETCLENLLKLLLFLYKDLQFPITNNPKDCLNYASTAKKIVIPKNVAITLFSSWKVIYDSHSTELQFLQSGDLVSYICNAMSLLPKKEMNLEIQFQYAYTLACMREIESCITFLQDHILNDHPTFYRAWHLLALCHSVQEDKQDSYKIVCSVIESMVTDAKTLTDEDKWQLISMKCTQLCLIDEIFGTSDALEMVVDLFELYHDLYDSSPETTADDTSSTRCKEYLLQNIWLMVADFYMRKYEQETSLLDPARPEVTEEITSLLKEAENAVAEVSKINSPKMKNINCNVHQSRLSMLEKDWHKALGEVENVLYYDDVNVGAIVGFAELIVPESEQNVELETELSMKGLSAKTDLSKAEEVFANDTDKSAAYARLKLLLECSIRKSIDAYYSAEIWWYLSLIYERYRSKQYKDALLTCIRNKETTPIREFKHCKY; encoded by the coding sequence ATGCTTGCAACAAATGTGATCAGGGACTCTGTTGCAGAGGCGCTGGAGAGACGGATGATGGGTGCATCCACCTTCGAATCTGGTGTTCCCCTGCTTGACAACATACTGGCGCTACAGTTCCGATTATACTACCATCTGTCTCAAAATAATGGAATTTCGCAGGACGTGGGCCGTGTCTTGATGGATCAGTGTAAGAAAATGGAGGCCACAGCGGACCAAACTGTTACTCTAGCCCAGGATCCAGCAACTTTGAACCTGGCAACCAAGATTCTAGTGAATTGTAAGTGTATCATTTTGTTCTATTTGGCGGATTATGACACATCTATGAAACTGCTAGATGAGAACTTCCAAGCAGGTATGGCTAGAAGTGAAAAGGGATCCGTTTACCACGATTTCCACAGTCTGTtggatttggaaaatttaTACTACAAAGCTAAAATCACGGGGAATCCACTGATACACTACCAAAAGCTGTTGCAAGTTATTGACTACATTCCGAAAAAATCGTACGGGTACGTGTATTACTACTTGCAATTGATCGCTTTAGAGTTGAACGCGCCCagtttggaaaatttgttTGAGAAGTTCAAATCTCGTAACCCGCTCATTGCAATGATGTACGTCGAAGCATCTAGGGATAATGATACAGACTTGGATACAGAACAACCCAAAATGTTACAGTACTGCGAAGAAATTCTGTCGAGGGCGAAATTTCCAAGAGCCAACGAATCAAATGACACTACATTGGATCAGGTCCACATAGTGTTACAGAAGTTTTTGATAACACTGAACCATAAACCACTTCCACAGTGGAAAACATTCATCATCTCGTCGATGGCGAAGACATTTCAAAGTATCACCGTAAGCAAAACGGCTATGATATATTTCATGCTAAATGGCGAGATAAAGGAGTCcattttgaattttgtcAACCTCGAGAAATATACGAAAAGGGACTACGCACTAAACGAAAACCGGTTTGATGACATCGTCTCCCTCATAGAGTCTTACAACTTCATTTTGAATAAGACTAAACCATCGAACTCAATTAGAATACTGTTCCAATTCGAGACTTGCTTGGAGAACTTATTGAAATTGCTGCTATTCCTGTACAAAGATTTACAGTTCCCCATTACGAACAATCCCAAGGATTGCTTAAATTACGCATCCACtgccaaaaaaattgtaatCCCTAAAAACGTGGCAATAACGCTGTTCAGCTCATGGAAAGTCATATACGATAGCCATTCAACGGAACTGCAATTTTTACAGTCCGGAGATCTGGTGTCCTATATTTGTAACGCAATGTCTTTACTCcccaaaaaggaaatgAATTTAGAGATCCAGTTCCAGTATGCATACACTCTAGCATGTATGAGAGAAATCGAAAGCTGTATTACATTTCTACAAGATCATATCCTAAACGATCACCCAACATTTTACAGAGCTTGGCATCTATTGGCGTTATGCCATTCAGTACAGGAGGATAAGCAAGATTCATACAAGATTGTCTGCTCAGTTATAGAATCTATGGTAACCGATGCCAAGACTCTAACTGATGAGGATAAATGGCAACTGATCAGCATGAAATGTACACAATTATGTCTGATCGATGAAATCTTTGGGACAAGCGACGCGCTTGAAATGGTTGTCGATTTGTTTGAACTGTATCATGATTTGTACGACTCTTCTCCAGAGACAACCGCTGACGATACATCATCCACGAGGTGCAAGGAGTACCTGTTACAGAATATTTGGCTGATGGTTGCTGATTTCTACATGAGGAAATACGAGCAAGAAACCAGTCTGTTGGATCCAGCACGACCTGAAGTTACGGAAGAAATCACAAGTCTGTTAAAGGAAGCTGAAAACGCCGTCGCGGAGGTGTCCAAAATCAACTCTcccaaaatgaaaaatatcaactgTAACGTGCACCAAAGCAGATTATCAATGTTGGAAAAAGATTGGCATAAAGCCCTGGGGGAAGTAGAGAATGTGTTGTACTATGACGATGTTAATGTGGGAGCTATCGTAGGATTTGCAGAACTGATTGTGCCCGAGTCCGAACAGAATGTCGAGTTGGAAACCGAATTATCAATGAAGGGACTATCAGCTAAAACAGACCTTTCAAAAGCCGAAGAGGTCTTTGCCAACGACACCGATAAATCTGCTGCGTATGCAAGGCTGAAGCTGCTCCTGGAGTGTTCCATTCGGAAATCAATCGATGCGTACTATTCTGCTGAGATTTGGTGGTACCTGTCCCTGATATATGAAAGATACCGCAGCAAGCAGTACAAGGACGCACTCCTAACATGTATCAggaacaaagaaacgacGCCGATACGAGAATTTAAACACTGTAAGTATTAG